One genomic region from Dermacentor variabilis isolate Ectoservices chromosome 6, ASM5094787v1, whole genome shotgun sequence encodes:
- the LOC142585894 gene encoding terminal nucleotidyltransferase 5B: MSVEEARFSVLGYDQVVRLQELLEEPVSVQGRGNFPALETRLRDLVQRVRSQLGRQGVPVRDVRLNGGAASYVLEPDTSAEYNDLDVIFGCELGSSGAGGFERVKTAVLDALAELLPAGVKRINACALKEAYLHKLVKVATDEDRWSLVSLSNSLGRNVELKFVHRMRRQFEFSVDSFQIVVDPLLLLHQCGGGSAEALLPRCTQDFFPSVLAESVYGNFGQALEHLRRRLIATRNPEEIRGGGLLKYCHLLARGFHTTDSTRALERYMCSRFFIDFPEIQAQRAKLHSFLANHLSHERLRYSFLATLYRVVDGSTVCLMGHERRQTLQLIQELACRALLVQQQPPRLCGFAQPCWLLGLGPTLGPAGLSPGLAAGPL, encoded by the exons ATGAG TGTCGAGGAGGCCCGGTTCTCGGTGCTGGGCTACGACCAGGTGGTGCGGCTGCAGGAGCTCCTGGAGGAGCCCGTGTCCGTCCAGGGTCGCGGCAACTTCCCGGCGCTCGAGACCCGGCTGCGGGACCTGGTGCAGCGCGTGCGGTCGCAGCTGGGCCGCCAGGGCGTGCCCGTGCGGGACGTGCGGCTGAACGGCGGCGCCGCGTCCTACGTGTTGGAGCCGGACACGTCGGCCGAGTACAACGACTTGGACGTCATCTTTGGCTGCgaacttggcagcagcggcgccGGCGGCTTCGAGCGCGTCAAGACAGCCGTACTTGACGCGCTGGCCGAGCTGCTGCCGGCCGGCGTCAAGCGCATCAATGCGTGCGCCCTCAAGGAGGCCTATCTGCACAAGCTCGTGAAGGTGGCCACTGACGAAGACCGCTGGTCGCTCGTCTCGCTTTCCAACAGCCTGGGCCGTAACGTCGAGCTGAAGTTCGTGCATCGAATGCGGCGACAGTTCGAGTTCAGCGTCGACTCGTTCCAGATCGTGGTGGACCCGCTGTTGCTGCTACACCAGTGCGGCGGTGGTTCGGCGGAGGCGTTATTGCCGCGCTGTACGCAGGACTTCTTCCCCAGCGTGCTTGCCGAGTCAGTGTACGGCAACTTCGGCCAGGCGCTGGAGCACCTGCGGCGGCGGCTCATCGCGACGCGCAACCCCGAGGAGATCCGCGGCGGCGGCCTGCTCAAGTACTGCCACTTGCTGGCGCGCGGCTTCCACACAACTGACTCGACGCGGGCCCTAGAGCGTTACATGTGCTCTCGCTTCTTTATCGACTTCCCCGAGATACAGGCGCAGCGCGCAAAGTTGCACAGCTTCCTGGCCAACCACCTCTCGCACGAGCGGCTGCGCTATTCGTTCCTGGCGACCCTGTACCGCGTCGTGGACGGCTCTACAGTGTGCCTGATGGGCCACGAGCGGCGTCAAACGCTGCAGCTGATCCAGGAGCTGGCTTGCCGCGCGCTGCTTGTGCAGCAGCAGCCGCCCCGGCTGTGCGGATTCGCCCAGCCCTGCTGGCTGCTCGGACTGGGCCCCACGTTGGGCCCTGCGGGCTTGAGCCCCGGCCTGGCCGCTGGACCCCTCTGA